One genomic segment of Rhodopirellula islandica includes these proteins:
- a CDS encoding integron integrase — protein MYSKPASAEQKQRWAKIWFQKLCQFHRRKTEPDWAFSADDVIAFLQSRRDAEVPAWKRMKIIEGLVQYRETIQRREVDDLLPLKKKMGEIILIEQAKTGGLDSIDDVVGKINPNEMDAIQEFRRSMRRAGMAIATERSYVTKLKAFMADRGLNCLADFDRIHASDVEAHLTDLAVDGNVSPSTQNQAFHSLLKFFELVLKREMGKIEAIRANKDSMAPTVMSPGEVGQVFEGLEGVYLVIAKLLYGCGMRISEAHRLRVKDIDFANKQIEIRQSKGNKSRLVPMPDDLIEPLRRFVKTREALHEHDLANGTASVYLPYALDRKYPSAHRELKWQYLFASHRLSRDPRTGRIHRHHLHSSTFPTHLRRAVEQAGILKHVTSHTFRHCFATHLLWQGTDIRQIQQLLGHNDVKTTEIYTHVRNPNESKVVSPLDRLVQEGDSAEAG, from the coding sequence ATGTATTCGAAGCCGGCGAGTGCTGAGCAGAAGCAACGTTGGGCGAAGATTTGGTTTCAAAAGCTTTGCCAATTCCACCGGCGGAAGACGGAACCGGATTGGGCGTTCTCGGCCGATGATGTGATTGCGTTCCTTCAATCACGTCGCGATGCGGAGGTGCCGGCTTGGAAGCGGATGAAGATCATCGAGGGCTTGGTTCAGTACCGTGAAACGATCCAGCGTCGAGAGGTGGACGACCTGCTGCCGCTGAAGAAAAAGATGGGGGAGATCATCCTGATCGAGCAAGCCAAGACGGGCGGGTTGGATTCGATCGATGATGTGGTCGGCAAAATCAATCCCAATGAGATGGATGCGATTCAGGAGTTCCGTCGCTCGATGCGTCGAGCCGGCATGGCGATCGCGACCGAACGCAGCTATGTGACCAAACTGAAGGCGTTCATGGCGGATCGTGGGCTGAATTGTCTGGCGGATTTCGACCGGATTCACGCTTCTGACGTGGAGGCTCACCTGACGGATTTGGCGGTTGATGGCAACGTTTCTCCGTCGACGCAGAATCAGGCTTTTCATTCTTTGCTGAAGTTCTTCGAATTGGTGCTGAAGCGGGAGATGGGGAAGATCGAAGCGATCCGTGCGAACAAGGATTCGATGGCCCCCACGGTGATGTCACCTGGTGAGGTCGGCCAAGTGTTCGAGGGACTCGAGGGCGTGTATCTGGTGATCGCGAAGTTGCTGTATGGTTGCGGGATGAGGATCAGTGAGGCGCATCGGTTGCGGGTCAAGGACATTGATTTCGCGAACAAGCAAATCGAGATTCGTCAGTCCAAGGGCAACAAGAGTCGATTGGTTCCGATGCCAGATGATTTGATTGAACCGCTGCGGCGTTTTGTTAAGACTCGCGAGGCTTTGCACGAACATGATTTGGCCAACGGCACGGCCTCGGTGTATCTGCCGTATGCGTTGGACCGGAAGTATCCGTCGGCGCATCGTGAACTGAAGTGGCAGTATCTGTTTGCGTCGCACCGATTGTCTCGGGATCCGAGAACCGGCCGGATTCACCGTCATCACTTGCATTCCAGCACGTTCCCGACTCACTTGCGACGGGCGGTGGAGCAGGCGGGGATTTTGAAGCATGTGACGAGCCACACGTTTCGCCATTGTTTTGCGACGCATCTGTTGTGGCAGGGAACCGACATCCGTCAGATCCAGCAGTTGCTGGGGCACAACGATGTGAAGACGACGGAGATTTACACCCACGTGCGGAATCCGAACGAGTCGAAGGTGGTCAGTCCGTTGGACCGGTTGGTGCAAGAGGGGGACTCGGCTGAGGCGGGGTGA
- a CDS encoding DUF4886 domain-containing protein, giving the protein MFRPIFFVCLFTLISLNAGPSSFADSPEQPAHDSPKHVRILTIGNSFTHNATRFLDEVVEAGGHKLTHTMLSIGGSPLELHAKKALAFENDPTAASAKYSNGNTLQEALRSEPWDFVTIQQVSFKSHDVQTYRPYAQQLAEIIRREAPQAKLLVHQTWAYRSDDPRFNRSKPAAGEPGTQQAMYEGLSEAYQTITAELAANRIPVGDAFWIADNDPKFGYQPPEDFDAQSLEYPSLPEQTHSLHAGYSWNKSKEKPQLKMDGHHANLAGEYLGACVWFECLYGESPIGNEFVPNQLGAEYAAHLQTIANQAAQQGGDVVHGVAKSRSAAEKD; this is encoded by the coding sequence ATGTTCCGACCGATTTTCTTCGTTTGTCTTTTCACGTTGATTTCATTGAACGCTGGGCCGTCATCCTTCGCTGACTCACCTGAGCAACCTGCCCACGACAGTCCAAAACACGTTCGCATTCTGACGATCGGCAACAGCTTCACTCACAACGCGACTCGGTTCTTGGACGAGGTGGTCGAAGCAGGCGGGCACAAGCTGACTCACACAATGCTCTCCATCGGTGGGTCACCTTTGGAGTTGCACGCGAAGAAAGCATTGGCGTTCGAGAACGATCCCACTGCGGCGTCCGCCAAATACAGCAACGGCAACACCCTGCAGGAAGCGCTGCGGAGCGAACCGTGGGACTTCGTCACGATTCAGCAAGTCAGCTTCAAAAGCCATGACGTCCAGACCTACCGCCCGTACGCCCAACAACTCGCGGAGATCATTCGTCGCGAGGCGCCGCAAGCCAAGTTGCTGGTGCATCAAACCTGGGCGTATCGCAGCGACGACCCGCGATTCAATCGATCGAAACCCGCTGCGGGTGAACCGGGCACTCAACAAGCCATGTACGAAGGGCTTAGCGAAGCCTACCAAACGATCACAGCCGAATTAGCCGCCAATCGAATCCCAGTCGGCGACGCGTTCTGGATCGCCGACAACGATCCGAAATTCGGATACCAACCACCCGAAGACTTCGACGCCCAGTCACTCGAGTACCCAAGTCTTCCGGAGCAAACTCACTCTTTGCATGCTGGGTACAGTTGGAACAAATCCAAGGAAAAACCTCAACTGAAAATGGACGGCCACCACGCCAACCTTGCCGGCGAATACTTGGGCGCGTGCGTGTGGTTTGAATGCTTGTACGGCGAGAGCCCGATCGGCAACGAATTCGTGCCCAACCAACTGGGCGCCGAGTACGCCGCGCACTTGCAAACGATCGCCAACCAAGCCGCCCAACAAGGCGGCGATGTCGTCCACGGCGTCGCCAAATCACGGAGTGCCGCCGAAAAGGATTGA
- a CDS encoding sodium:solute symporter family protein translates to MMLFAMHNGVPQFIIILVYLSLLLALGLFSSRLFRGTKEDYQVASHSIGPFLLLMSMFGTTMTAFALVGSSGEAFREGIGVYGMLASSSGIIHSLCFFLIGVKVWRFARAHNYTTQIEFFRDRLNNNLVGWLLFPILVGMIIPYLLVGVISAGGVVQALTAGLAPDMFPVPLEGGPGGIDPAVHGGIPAWLGSLTICTVVLVYVFFGGMRGTTWANTFQTLVFMVLGVVTFFVIANKLGKQDSFFENLRVLGESIPEEGKTRVAMSKTKFFTYLMIPLSVGMFPHLFQHWMTAKKASTFKLSVVCHPLFIMIVWVPCVLVGVWATGELMPTKPPLPRLPGGDIVDANKVLPFLVKTQTAPILGGFLAAGILAAIMSSLDSQFLCIGTMFNNDVVNHTFGEDRFSDKQQVLFTRLFIVGIVAITYLLSLGNVRSVFALGVWCFSGFSALFPLVVAALYWRGLTASGAIAGILAAITSWSYLFYQGTLDPEGLSKYVLRLPFGGETYEVMPVVAMVLSTLIAMVVVSMVTPKPPKETLAKFFPDQA, encoded by the coding sequence ATGATGCTCTTCGCAATGCACAATGGTGTCCCTCAGTTCATCATCATTCTGGTGTACTTGAGTTTGTTACTCGCGCTGGGCCTCTTCAGCAGCCGCCTGTTTCGCGGAACGAAGGAAGATTACCAAGTCGCCAGCCATTCGATCGGTCCATTCCTGCTGTTGATGAGCATGTTTGGAACGACCATGACCGCCTTCGCCCTGGTCGGCAGCAGCGGCGAAGCCTTCCGCGAAGGCATCGGCGTCTACGGCATGCTGGCCAGCAGCAGTGGGATCATCCACTCGCTGTGCTTCTTTTTGATCGGTGTCAAAGTCTGGCGGTTCGCCCGCGCCCACAACTACACCACCCAAATCGAATTCTTTCGCGACCGTTTGAACAACAACTTGGTCGGATGGCTGCTGTTCCCAATCCTGGTCGGCATGATCATCCCGTACCTGTTGGTCGGTGTGATCAGCGCCGGTGGCGTTGTCCAAGCTCTCACCGCTGGACTGGCCCCCGACATGTTCCCCGTCCCACTGGAAGGTGGCCCCGGCGGAATCGACCCGGCCGTTCACGGTGGCATTCCCGCTTGGCTCGGTTCGCTGACCATCTGCACCGTCGTTTTGGTCTACGTTTTCTTTGGCGGGATGCGAGGCACGACCTGGGCCAACACCTTCCAGACTTTGGTCTTCATGGTCTTAGGTGTCGTGACGTTCTTCGTCATTGCGAACAAACTGGGCAAACAAGACAGCTTCTTCGAAAATCTTCGCGTGCTCGGTGAATCGATTCCCGAAGAAGGCAAAACACGGGTGGCGATGAGCAAGACAAAGTTCTTCACCTACCTGATGATTCCGTTGTCGGTTGGGATGTTCCCACACCTGTTCCAACACTGGATGACGGCCAAGAAAGCCAGCACGTTCAAGCTGTCGGTCGTCTGTCACCCACTGTTCATCATGATCGTTTGGGTGCCGTGTGTTCTGGTGGGCGTTTGGGCGACCGGTGAATTGATGCCGACCAAGCCACCACTGCCACGATTGCCCGGTGGCGACATTGTGGATGCGAACAAGGTGTTGCCATTCTTGGTCAAGACTCAGACCGCACCCATCCTCGGTGGCTTTTTGGCCGCGGGAATCTTGGCCGCGATCATGTCCAGCCTGGACAGTCAATTCCTGTGCATCGGAACAATGTTCAACAACGACGTGGTCAACCACACCTTCGGTGAAGACCGTTTCTCGGACAAACAACAAGTCCTCTTCACACGATTGTTCATCGTCGGAATCGTGGCCATCACGTACCTTCTCAGCCTCGGCAACGTTCGCAGTGTGTTTGCCCTGGGAGTCTGGTGTTTCAGCGGATTCAGCGCGTTGTTCCCGTTGGTTGTGGCCGCGCTCTACTGGCGAGGCCTCACCGCATCGGGTGCAATCGCCGGTATTTTGGCCGCCATCACCAGTTGGTCGTATCTCTTCTACCAAGGCACCTTGGACCCAGAGGGTTTGAGCAAGTACGTCTTGCGTCTGCCGTTTGGTGGCGAGACTTACGAAGTGATGCCCGTTGTCGCGATGGTGCTCAGCACCCTGATTGCGATGGTCGTGGTTTCCATGGTGACGCCCAAGCCACCGAAAGAAACCCTGGCAAAGTTCTTCCCAGACCAGGCTTGA
- a CDS encoding DUF3311 domain-containing protein → MPNSTDSSAPPDRKGLTGGALLIAGLVIVLLILHQDNWLWTNDTLLFGFMPIGLAWHAGISIAASFTWFLATRIAWPLDEEEPQR, encoded by the coding sequence ATGCCCAACTCGACTGATTCGTCCGCTCCGCCTGACCGGAAAGGTCTGACAGGTGGCGCCCTCCTCATCGCCGGTTTGGTCATCGTGCTCTTGATTCTTCACCAAGACAATTGGTTGTGGACCAACGACACGTTGCTGTTCGGATTCATGCCCATCGGACTGGCGTGGCACGCCGGGATCTCGATTGCCGCCTCCTTCACGTGGTTCTTGGCGACACGAATCGCTTGGCCTCTCGATGAAGAGGAGCCACAACGATGA
- a CDS encoding SLC13 family permease produces MESLFDPLVWPTVWPMWLTIGVAIALLLGLATRAAATDLLALTALSVLVVVQDLTGTTLLPDPTQAVAGFGNKGLITIALLFAVVAGLELTGGTELATGWLLSKAKNLRDTQIRMLLPVALLSGFLNNTPVVAAMLPVVGDLGKRLSISPSRLLLPLSYAAILGGMCTLMGTSTNLLVRDEYNQYVADAHAAGEEMKLSELSFFTPAIAGIPATILGLIYIIGASKWLLPERKPAVSVGDDPQKYTVEMQVELMGPLVGKTLQEAGLRALPGLYVAEVQRADGRIEPAKPEQRLYGEDILILVGDVDSVVDLRKIRGLITPGDQARKLEIPAWRRTLVEAVVSPRCSLIGKTIREGRFRSNFNAAVVAVARGGRRLEGKLGDVRIEPGDVLLLEASKSFMHRQRGGSDFYLVSSVDRGEIRRHERAPLALGIMLVMVIVAALNWLSILSAAMMAACAMVLTRCCTTSEARRSIDWSVLIVIGSAIGIGRAMEQSGAAGQIAGGLLSIAQGNPLGTLIAIYVATVICTELITNNAAAMLMFPIAWTAGAQLGTDPMPLVVAVMIAASASFLTPFGYQTNTMVYGVGGYRLRDYIQFGLPLSLLVGVVSIGMLTWWYQ; encoded by the coding sequence ATGGAATCTTTGTTTGACCCCTTGGTTTGGCCGACGGTTTGGCCCATGTGGCTGACCATTGGAGTCGCGATTGCGCTGTTGCTTGGTTTGGCGACACGAGCCGCGGCGACGGATCTTTTGGCGCTGACGGCCTTGTCGGTGTTGGTTGTCGTTCAGGATCTGACTGGAACGACGCTGCTGCCTGATCCGACGCAGGCGGTCGCAGGATTCGGCAACAAAGGCTTGATCACGATCGCGTTGTTGTTTGCAGTGGTCGCTGGTCTGGAACTCACTGGTGGAACCGAGCTGGCCACGGGATGGTTGCTTTCCAAAGCCAAGAATCTCCGTGACACCCAGATTCGGATGTTACTGCCGGTCGCGCTCTTGAGCGGTTTTTTGAACAACACCCCTGTCGTCGCGGCGATGTTGCCTGTCGTGGGTGATCTGGGAAAACGGTTGTCGATCAGTCCCAGTCGATTGCTGTTGCCGCTTTCCTACGCCGCGATTTTGGGCGGGATGTGCACGTTGATGGGAACCAGCACGAACCTGTTGGTTCGTGATGAGTACAACCAATACGTCGCCGATGCGCATGCAGCCGGCGAGGAGATGAAACTGTCGGAACTCAGTTTCTTCACGCCGGCGATCGCTGGGATTCCGGCCACCATCCTGGGATTGATCTACATCATCGGGGCGTCCAAGTGGTTGTTGCCCGAACGCAAGCCAGCGGTGAGTGTCGGTGACGATCCCCAGAAGTACACCGTTGAGATGCAGGTGGAGTTGATGGGGCCGTTGGTGGGCAAAACGCTGCAAGAAGCCGGGTTGCGTGCTCTGCCAGGTTTGTATGTTGCCGAAGTCCAGCGCGCCGACGGTCGCATCGAGCCTGCCAAACCGGAGCAACGTCTGTATGGCGAAGACATTTTGATTTTAGTCGGCGACGTGGACAGTGTGGTCGACCTGCGGAAGATCCGTGGTTTGATCACTCCCGGTGACCAGGCTCGCAAGTTAGAGATTCCCGCTTGGCGACGAACGTTGGTGGAAGCCGTCGTCAGTCCACGTTGCAGCTTGATTGGCAAGACGATTCGCGAGGGACGGTTTCGTTCCAATTTCAATGCCGCCGTGGTCGCGGTTGCTCGCGGTGGCCGGCGTTTGGAAGGCAAGCTGGGGGACGTTCGGATTGAGCCAGGCGATGTGTTGTTGTTGGAAGCATCGAAGTCCTTCATGCATCGTCAACGTGGCGGCAGTGACTTCTACCTTGTGAGCAGCGTCGATCGAGGTGAGATTCGCCGGCACGAACGGGCACCGTTGGCGCTTGGGATCATGTTGGTGATGGTGATCGTGGCGGCATTGAATTGGTTGTCAATTTTGAGTGCCGCTATGATGGCGGCCTGTGCAATGGTGCTGACACGCTGTTGCACGACCTCGGAAGCGCGACGCAGTATCGATTGGTCAGTGTTGATTGTGATCGGTTCGGCGATCGGAATTGGCCGAGCGATGGAACAGAGCGGAGCGGCAGGGCAAATCGCTGGTGGGCTGTTGAGCATTGCCCAGGGAAATCCGTTGGGCACCTTGATCGCGATTTATGTTGCCACCGTGATCTGCACCGAATTGATCACAAACAACGCGGCGGCCATGTTGATGTTCCCGATTGCCTGGACGGCCGGTGCTCAACTTGGAACGGATCCAATGCCGTTGGTGGTGGCGGTGATGATCGCGGCTTCGGCGAGCTTCCTGACTCCGTTTGGTTATCAGACAAACACAATGGTGTACGGTGTCGGTGGTTACCGACTGCGTGACTACATTCAATTTGGGTTGCCGCTGAGTCTGCTCGTTGGTGTGGTGTCGATTGGAATGTTGACGTGGTGGTATCAGTGA
- a CDS encoding PaaI family thioesterase, with protein sequence MSERFSDAPISRLVGFQVHPSECVDGDPDAGTATVDIQCGPQHHNPMGRVHGGLVSALADAAMGIAFGRTLLSSEDFSTIEMKVSFIRPVREGLLSAKATVIQRGLRIGFVECQITNEKGKLVATASSTCTVLAGG encoded by the coding sequence ATGAGCGAACGTTTTTCAGATGCTCCCATTTCACGATTGGTTGGATTTCAAGTTCATCCCAGTGAGTGCGTGGACGGTGATCCGGACGCGGGCACAGCGACCGTGGACATTCAGTGTGGTCCCCAGCATCACAATCCAATGGGGCGCGTGCACGGCGGTTTGGTGTCTGCTCTAGCAGACGCCGCGATGGGGATCGCGTTCGGTCGGACACTGCTATCCAGCGAGGACTTTTCGACGATTGAGATGAAAGTCAGCTTCATTCGTCCGGTTCGTGAAGGTCTTCTATCGGCCAAGGCGACCGTGATCCAGCGAGGCCTGCGAATCGGGTTCGTGGAATGTCAGATCACAAACGAAAAGGGAAAGTTGGTCGCGACCGCGTCCTCGACCTGCACGGTGCTGGCGGGAGGATAA
- a CDS encoding sulfatase family protein — MRTHSILIAALLCAVFQANSHGFGADQSNDDHPNVVWIIADDLGPELACYGYPDVATPHLDRLAGQGRRFANAFSTAPVCSSSRSAFQTGRYQTSIGCYHHLTRDKKELQVPTVIDWMRDAGYFISHGNGEVGNRKANKYGVNYLYDKKTHFDAYDWSERSPGQPFFAQVHLHEPHRPFVESDRKRPIAAIPPYYPDHPITRADWSNYLATIEVMDQKVGQVLDRLDAEGLSENTLVIFFGDHGRPHVRGKQWLYDGGLHTPLIVRWPAKLAGASVETGMASLLDLAPTTLQAAGISVPELPGKSLLQEDWKGHEQLFAARDRCGDAPDRIRSVRTERYKYIRNFHPDKPYLQLSSYKKLSYPVETLMKVLHAEGRWDSLMMAETRPEEELYDLKADPFEMNNLAVSQGHSETLMQLRGELDSWIERTGDQGGVDESLSVDMDALMAEKREWYERTMKRRGLDPAISDQEYLIWWATELGVE; from the coding sequence ATGCGAACGCATTCGATTTTGATCGCGGCCCTCTTGTGCGCTGTTTTTCAAGCCAACTCGCACGGCTTCGGGGCCGATCAGTCCAACGATGACCATCCCAACGTTGTGTGGATCATTGCCGATGATTTGGGGCCTGAACTGGCCTGTTACGGCTATCCCGATGTGGCGACGCCCCATCTGGACCGTTTGGCAGGGCAAGGTCGTCGGTTTGCCAACGCATTCAGCACCGCCCCGGTGTGTTCTTCGTCGCGATCAGCGTTTCAAACGGGCCGGTACCAGACATCAATCGGGTGCTATCACCATCTGACGCGGGACAAGAAGGAACTGCAAGTTCCAACGGTAATCGATTGGATGAGAGACGCGGGGTACTTCATTTCGCATGGCAATGGGGAAGTCGGGAATCGCAAAGCCAACAAGTACGGCGTCAACTATTTGTACGACAAGAAGACCCACTTCGACGCTTACGATTGGTCAGAGCGAAGCCCGGGGCAGCCATTCTTTGCCCAGGTTCATCTTCATGAACCACACCGCCCGTTTGTGGAGAGTGACCGCAAGCGGCCAATCGCTGCGATTCCGCCGTACTACCCCGATCATCCGATCACGCGAGCCGATTGGTCCAACTACTTGGCCACGATCGAGGTGATGGACCAAAAGGTGGGGCAGGTGCTCGATCGATTGGACGCCGAAGGTTTGAGCGAGAACACACTGGTGATCTTCTTTGGCGATCATGGTCGGCCGCATGTTCGTGGCAAACAGTGGTTGTACGACGGCGGGCTGCACACGCCCTTGATCGTTCGTTGGCCCGCCAAACTTGCGGGGGCTTCCGTTGAAACCGGCATGGCGAGTTTGTTGGATCTCGCACCAACGACGTTGCAGGCCGCGGGAATCAGCGTGCCTGAGTTGCCCGGGAAGAGTTTGCTGCAAGAGGACTGGAAGGGGCATGAACAACTTTTTGCCGCTCGCGATCGTTGCGGGGACGCTCCCGATCGAATCCGCAGCGTTCGGACGGAACGATACAAATACATTCGCAACTTCCATCCTGACAAACCATACCTGCAACTGAGCAGCTACAAGAAGCTGTCCTATCCGGTTGAGACGTTGATGAAGGTTCTGCACGCCGAGGGACGTTGGGATTCGCTGATGATGGCGGAGACTCGACCGGAGGAAGAACTTTACGACCTGAAGGCCGATCCATTTGAAATGAACAATTTGGCCGTTTCACAAGGCCATAGCGAAACGTTGATGCAACTACGTGGCGAATTGGATTCTTGGATCGAGCGGACTGGCGACCAGGGCGGCGTCGACGAGAGCTTGAGCGTCGACATGGATGCGCTGATGGCTGAAAAGCGGGAGTGGTACGAACGCACCATGAAACGACGAGGCCTCGACCCCGCCATTTCTGATCAGGAGTATCTGATTTGGTGGGCGACTGAATTGGGAGTTGAATGA
- a CDS encoding c-type cytochrome produces MNHLAGRRWRCVFMVLALCCASISNAEEIVPADMHPFVIGVERLGRFGEIDPVSNSRLLVTELSCTACHRSDRTDLSPKGGPKLSAAGSRLSMSWVKEFLQSPHQTKPGTTMPDVLAALNEPEREEAIKALVAFIGSLQEPFPLLKAGGANPLEDEFWNKGDAVRGGKLYHEVGCVACHETDPEHQVNSAPISAVDRLLDELDPEELEDMGLAAAARKVPSVPHAELAKKYSRQSLTHFLHDPEHVRPSGRMPSLKLTPNEAADIAEYLFEKEGADGDSAQPEIVSPGPSHEPLVARGKQWFVQLECANCHDTGSAEESKFATDWDQLSFDSAEACWKSERQSSVRFHLDDFQKATLAKGILNASFANDETANDPQQLIQQSFLELNCYACHERDELGGVGRYRKAHFESTGLADLGDEGRLPPALTGVGAKLHSAWMRKVLEGHPSTRLRPHMTIRMPRFPKSRVDPLVKALETADQGSPLSDADVFPDHLPLAETGMRLTQVGCIQCHVFDGQALAGVVGIDLGSVTNRIRPSWFREFLLDPGGRKRGTRMPSFFPDGKSQSPDVLDGDAEKQIAALWSYLKHSDRVGVPPKIAEALAANYELKPNEKPLLLRTFMQGVGTHAIAVGFPEGVHFAFDAETPRLALAWKEDFVDARSTWFERFSPPIDPLGKDSIAIASEMEFRLSHEREPMDSETPPLQFLGFRFDAKRVPTFRYRLGDAVILDRCEATREGALRRTIELEENGSENMGRLQFRALKDTSIQAVDSQTIQGSSGLKVSWSMYRSESQRVTRVESNDEVWLDLNPNQTLEVVYQW; encoded by the coding sequence ATGAACCATTTGGCTGGACGAAGATGGCGTTGCGTCTTCATGGTGTTGGCGTTGTGCTGCGCCTCGATTTCCAACGCCGAGGAGATCGTTCCAGCCGACATGCATCCGTTTGTGATCGGTGTGGAGCGTCTTGGTCGGTTTGGTGAGATCGATCCAGTTTCAAATTCACGGTTGCTTGTCACGGAGTTGAGCTGCACTGCCTGTCACCGCTCGGATCGCACTGATTTGTCGCCGAAAGGGGGTCCGAAATTGAGTGCCGCGGGTTCCCGGTTGAGCATGTCTTGGGTCAAAGAGTTTTTGCAGTCGCCTCATCAAACCAAACCCGGCACCACGATGCCTGATGTGTTGGCGGCTTTGAATGAACCTGAACGAGAAGAGGCGATCAAGGCTCTGGTTGCGTTCATCGGATCGCTGCAAGAACCATTTCCTCTGTTGAAAGCGGGTGGCGCCAATCCGTTGGAGGATGAGTTTTGGAACAAAGGCGATGCTGTTCGAGGCGGGAAGCTGTATCACGAAGTGGGGTGCGTCGCATGCCACGAGACGGATCCTGAGCATCAGGTGAACTCCGCACCGATATCCGCAGTCGACCGTTTGTTGGACGAACTGGATCCGGAAGAACTGGAGGACATGGGATTGGCAGCGGCTGCACGGAAGGTGCCTTCGGTCCCGCACGCGGAACTGGCGAAGAAGTACAGCCGTCAATCACTGACCCACTTTTTGCACGATCCCGAACACGTTCGTCCTTCGGGTCGAATGCCAAGTTTGAAGTTGACGCCGAATGAAGCCGCCGACATCGCGGAATATTTGTTTGAGAAGGAAGGTGCCGATGGGGACTCAGCGCAGCCAGAGATCGTTTCACCGGGGCCGTCCCACGAACCATTGGTGGCTCGTGGGAAACAGTGGTTTGTGCAGCTCGAATGTGCGAATTGCCATGACACGGGATCGGCCGAGGAATCCAAATTTGCGACCGACTGGGATCAGCTTTCTTTTGATTCGGCCGAGGCCTGTTGGAAGTCCGAACGTCAGTCATCTGTCCGCTTCCATTTGGACGATTTTCAGAAGGCAACGCTTGCCAAGGGAATCCTGAACGCCTCGTTCGCGAATGATGAAACAGCGAATGACCCGCAGCAATTGATTCAGCAGAGTTTCCTGGAACTGAACTGTTACGCTTGCCATGAGCGGGACGAACTCGGTGGTGTGGGCCGCTATCGAAAGGCCCACTTTGAATCGACTGGACTGGCGGACCTGGGCGATGAAGGTCGCCTGCCGCCGGCATTGACGGGGGTGGGAGCCAAGCTCCACTCCGCGTGGATGCGGAAGGTCTTGGAGGGGCATCCATCAACTCGCCTGCGTCCGCACATGACCATTCGCATGCCGAGGTTCCCCAAATCAAGGGTGGATCCGCTGGTCAAGGCGTTGGAAACCGCCGATCAGGGATCACCGCTGTCAGATGCCGACGTGTTCCCCGATCATCTGCCATTGGCAGAGACGGGAATGCGTCTGACACAAGTCGGCTGCATCCAGTGCCATGTGTTTGATGGTCAAGCCCTTGCGGGGGTGGTTGGCATCGATTTGGGTAGCGTGACAAATCGAATCCGCCCGAGTTGGTTTCGAGAGTTTTTGTTGGATCCTGGTGGGCGAAAACGGGGGACTCGCATGCCATCGTTTTTTCCGGATGGAAAGAGCCAGTCACCGGATGTTCTGGATGGAGACGCTGAAAAGCAGATTGCTGCGTTGTGGTCTTACCTCAAGCATTCGGATCGAGTTGGCGTTCCACCCAAAATTGCAGAAGCGTTGGCGGCGAACTACGAGTTGAAACCAAACGAAAAGCCGTTGCTGTTGAGGACGTTCATGCAGGGTGTGGGAACTCACGCGATCGCCGTTGGTTTCCCGGAGGGCGTCCACTTCGCTTTCGACGCAGAAACACCGCGGCTGGCGCTGGCGTGGAAGGAGGACTTTGTGGATGCTCGAAGCACCTGGTTCGAACGCTTCTCGCCCCCCATCGATCCGCTCGGCAAGGATTCGATCGCCATCGCTTCCGAAATGGAGTTTCGATTGTCACATGAACGCGAACCAATGGATTCCGAAACGCCGCCCCTGCAGTTCCTTGGTTTTCGATTTGATGCGAAACGCGTTCCAACGTTTCGATACCGCTTGGGCGATGCTGTCATTCTGGATCGTTGCGAAGCGACCAGGGAAGGAGCGTTGCGGCGAACAATTGAATTGGAAGAGAACGGATCAGAGAACATGGGGCGACTGCAGTTCCGTGCTTTGAAAGACACGTCGATTCAAGCCGTTGATTCGCAAACCATCCAAGGCTCTTCCGGACTGAAAGTGAGTTGGTCGATGTACCGGTCTGAGTCGCAGCGTGTGACACGTGTCGAGTCAAACGATGAGGTTTGGCTTGATTTGAATCCGAATCAGACGTTGGAGGTTGTCTACCAATGGTGA